The genomic region CCTGCCCTTGCAGAAAGCGCTCCAGCCCGAGATTGGACATCACGGTGGCGACGATGCCGGGACGCGAGAGGCGTCCGTCCTCCTTCCAGCTCTGCGCGATCACCGCGAGCAGCTGGTCGCCGTCGACGACATGGCCGCGCTCGTCGACCAGGATGACGCGATCGGCGTCGCCGTCCAGCGCAATGCCGATGTCGGCGCGCATCTCGCGCACCTTCTTCGACAACGCCTCCGGCGAGGTCGAGCCGCAATCCTTGTTGATGTTGAAGCCGTCGGGCTCGACGCCGATCGGCACCACGTCGGCGCCCAATTCCCACAGCGCTTCGGGCACCACCTTGTAGGCGGCGCCATTGGCGCAATCGATCACGACGCGCAGGCCCTCGAGCGAAAGGTCGCGCGGCAGCGTCCGCTTGGCGAATTCGATGTAGCGGTCATGAACGCCGTCGATACGGCGGGCGCGGCCCAAGCTCGCGCTCTGCGCGAGCTTCTTGTCGAGGGATTCGTCGAGCAGCTGCTCGATCTGCCGCTCGACGTCGTCGGAGAGCTTGAAGCCCTGCGGGCCGAACAGCTTGATGCCGTTGTCCTCGAACAGATTGTGCGAGGCCGAGATCATGACGCCGAGATCGGCGCGCATCGACTTGGTCAGCATCGCGACCGCCGGCGTCGGCATCGGGCCGACCAGCAATACGTCCATGCCGACCGAGGTGAAGCCCGCGACCATGGCGTATTCGATCATGTAGCCGGACAGGCGAGTGTCCTTGCCGATCACGACCCGGTGGCGGTGGTCGCCGCGCTGAAACGCAAGGCCCGCGGCCTGGCCGACCTTGAGCGCGAGCTCCGGCGTGATCAGTCCGTTGGCGCGGCCCCTAATCCCGTCCGTCCCGAAATATTTGCGGCTCATTTCGTCCCCCAACGCAACAACCAGGGACTCCCCTCTACAACCACGGGCTGCCCCAACGGGCCCCGCATCCCTGATTTGCCGAGGTCTTATAAAGCTATCGCGGCTAACTTGGCTTCAAAAAATATAATGAATCATTACGGTACCGGTGCCGCGACCGCCCTGGTAACACATTGTTAACATTGTAGTTCCGGCGTGACCAGCGAAAAGCAGCGGAACTCGCCCTAATCCGAGCGCTTCACATGGCCGTCCGCGCGGCTGGGCGCCGGCTGCGTGACGTTGACAGGATCCGAGCCGGGGAAGGTCTCCTCCAGTCCCTCTTCGAGCGCCTCCTCGAGATCATGCTTCTCCTTGATCTCTTCCGGCGAGGGTCCTGCGTGCGGCTTCGTCATGACGCTCTCCTTGGCGCTCTCCTTCCAAAACGTTCTGCAAACGATTTGGCTGTGCTTCCAACCATGCTAGATGACCCCGAAATCTTCCGATGCAAGACTGCTGGTACATGACGGGCCGGGGAAACGACATGAAGCATATTACCTGTATCGACGACCTTCGCACGCTGCATCGGCGCCGCGTGCCGAAGGCGTTCTTCGACTATTGCGACCGCGGCTCCTACGCCGAGGAGACGCTGCGCGCCAACCGCGAGGACATGCAGGCGATCAAGTTCCGCCAGCGCATCCTGGTCGACGTCTCCAAGCGCGACACCTCGACCACGATCCTCGGCGAGCCGTCGACGATGCCGCTGATCCTCGCGCCGGTCGGCCTGCTCGGCATGCAGCACGGCGACGGCGAGATCCACGCCTGCCGCGCCGCACAAGCCGCCGGTATCCCGTTCACGCAATCGACCATGTCGATCTGCTCGATCGAGGACATCGCCGCCAGCGTCGAGAAGCCGTTCTGGTTCCAGCTCTACGTCATGAAGGACCGCGGCTTCATCAAGGAATTGATCCAGCGCGCGATGGCCGCCAAGTGCAGCGCGCTGGTGCTCACGGTCGACCTGCAGGTGATCGGCCAGCGCCACGCCGACATCAAGAACGGCATGACCGTGCCGCCCGAATGGTCGCTATCGAAGCTGCTCGACTTCGCCAGCAAGCCGGCCTGGGTCTCCGGCGTGCTGCAAGGCAAGCGCCGCACCTTCGGCAATCTCGCCGGTCATCTGAAGGTCAGCGACGACATCACCTCGCTGTCGACCTGGATCAGCTCGCAATTCGACACCTCGCTGAACTGGAACGACATCGACTGGATCCGCTCGATCTGGCCAGGCAAGCTGATCCTGAAGGGCATCCTCGACCTCGAGGACGCCGAGCTCGCCGCGAAAACCGGTGCGCAGGCGCTCGTGGTCTCCAACCATGGCGGCCGGCAGCTCGACGGCGCGCCGTCCTCGATCGAGGTGCTGCCGGAGATCGTGGACGCGGTCGGCGACAGGATGGAGATCATGTTCGACGGCGGCATCCGCTCCGGCCAGGACGTGATGCGCGCGCTCGCGCTCGGCGCAAAGTCCTGCATGATCGGCCGCGCCTATGCGTATGGCCTCGGTGCCGGCGGCCAGGCCGGCGTCGCCAAGGCGATCGACATCATCCAGAAGGAGCTGCTCACGACCATGGGCCTGTGCGGCGTCAACCGGATCGACGAGATCGACGATCACGTGATTGCGGTGTGAGGATTGAAGCGCGAAAATCGCGCATCAATTATCGCTGTCGTCCCGGACAAGCGCGCCCAAGCGCGCGCCGATCCGGACCCATAGCCACAGGCGGATGTGGCTACGGGGACGCGGAGTGACCTGCTTCGCGCAACAACTTCTCCCTGTGGTTATGGGTCCGGATCGGCGCTAACGCTTGTCCGGGACGACACCGAAGGTGTGGCTGCAGCTCCACTCACATCGGCGGCGTCAAGCCGTCGCGGCCGACGCTGACGCGGCTGGTCTCGAACGAGCCGTCCGGCAATTGCTTCAGGAAGGCGATGACGTTGGCGCCGGGCTTCAGCTCGGATTTGTCGCCGGGCACGAAGGTCACGACCGGCGTGTCGTCGGCGACGAACACCTTCTTCTCGCCGTCCTTGTACTTGACCAGCAATGTGTGGCCGTCATTGCCGACGACGCTCTCGGCCACGGTCGCATTGGTCATGCTGGAGTTGGGCTTGAGGTCCCAGGGCCGCGAGCCTTCGCCGGTGCCGCGCATGGCTTCCGGAAACACGTGCACCTCGACGGCGTTCGGGCTGCCGTCCGGTCCCGGCACGGTGGTCGCACCGATGAACGAGCCCGGCTTGATGTCGGCGAGCGAGATCTTGGTAACGCCCGACACGTTCACGTCGGAGGCGAGGCGAAGCTTGACCTCTTCACCGCTGCGCGACTTGACCTGCATGGTGTCGCCATCGACGGTTTCGATGGTGCCGCGCACGCGCGTCGGCACCGGCGCCTTCTGGGCGAAGGCGCAGTAGGTCGAGACGGCCACCATCGCGACGGCGATCAGTGGACGTGTGAAGGTTGCACGTTGAACAGTCATGACGGTCTCCGATTGTCCCCAGGAATAGAGAACTCCGAAAGACCCCGCGCTATTCTCAAGACTTCGTGAGATCGGCCTCGACCAATGCGCGCAGCTCGGCGGTGACCTCGGGGCGCCGCCCGAACCACAGCTCGAAACCACGCACCGCCTGATGCAGCAGCATGCCGAGCCCGTCGGCGGTCTTCAGTCCGCGCGCCGTAGCGGCGGCGAGCAGCGGCGTCACCAGGGGAACATAGACGAGGTCGGCGACGACGGCGTCTTGCGGCAGGCGCGCAACGTCGACATCGAGTGAAGGCTGGCCATGCATGCCGAGCGAGGTCGTGTTCACGAGAAGTCTTGCGCGCGGCAGCACGTCGCCGATCGCGTCCCACGGCAGCGGATGCACATTCGATCCGAACTGCTTTGCCAGCGTCTCGACCCGCGCAATCGTCCGATTGGCGACATGCACGCAGCTGATGCCGCGTTCCAGCAGGCCGAAGACGACCGCGCGCGAGGCGCCGCCGGCACCCAGCACCAGCGCCTCCTCGGCCATGTCCCAGCCGGGCGCGCTGGCGTCGAGATTGTTGATGAAACCTTCGACATCGGTATTGGTCGAGCGCAGCTCGCCCTCTGCAAACCACAGCGTGTTCGCAGCGCCGACGGCCCGGGCGCGCGCGTCGGGGGTCGACAGCGCCAGCACGGCTTCCTTGTGCGGGATGGTGACGTTGGCCCCGACGAAGCCGCGCAGCGACAGCCGCAGCACGAAATCGCGCAAATCCTCGGGCGGCACCGCCTCGATGACATAGCCGCCTTCAATGCCGAGCGTGCGCAGCCAGTGATGGTGGATCAGCGGCGAGCGCGAATGCGCGGCCGGCCATCCGATCAGACAGGCTGCGGGAATCCTGGACGCGGTCATCTTTCCCTCGGGTCGTTTCCGAGGCGATCCATTTCGCGTCGCGCCCGCTCTGTCAAGCGCGGCCGGTCAGCTCGCAGCGGGCTCGTCGGCGGCCCGGCCCTTGATGTCGGCGATGGCGCGCTCGAGGCTCGTGCGGTAGCGCGCGCGCGGCGGCGTGACGCCATGGGTGAGCAGCGCGCGGCGAACCGCGGGCGAGGCCCCCGTGATGAACAGCCGGATGCCCTGGCGGTGCGCCTTGACGGCGACGCGCCCGAGCACGTTGGCCGCGGTCGAATCCAGGAACGGCACCGCGGCGAAGTCGACCACGAAGGCCTTGCGCTTGTCGGCGACTTCGTCGAGCACGCCGCCGATGGCGGAGGCGGCGCCGAAGAAGAACGCGCCGGTGATGCGATAGACCAGCACGTCGCGATCGACCGCCAGCGCGGAATCGTAGGGAACGCGATCGCCGTTGCTGTCATCGGGGCGATCGGGGACCACCAGCGGTGTGCGCTCCTCGATGCCGGTCATCTCCGCCATGCGGTGGATGAACAGCACCGCGCCGAGCGCGAAGCCGACCAGGATGCCCTCGGTGAGGTCGCGGAAGATCGTGAGCAGGAAGGTCGCGAGCAGCACCACGGCATCGCCCCATGACGAGCGCAGCAGCGTGGCGAATTCGTGCTTCTCCGCCATGGTCCAGGCCACCACGACCAGCACCGCGGCGAGCGCGGCCAGAGGGATGTAGCTCGCCAGCGGCGCCGCGATCAGCATGAACAGCAGCAGGAACACCGAATGCAGCATGCCGGCGAGCGGCCCGCGCGCGCCGGCGCGGATGTTGGTCGCCGTGCGCGCGATCAGCCCGGTGACGCAGATGCCGCCGAACAGCGCCGAGCCGATATTGGCCGCGCCTTGCGCCACCAGCTCGCAATTGGAGCGGTGACGGCGACCGGTCATGCCGTCGGCCACCACGGCCGACAGCAGCGATTCGATCGCCGCCAGCAGCGCAAACGCGATCGCATCCGGCAGCACGGCCTTTGCCTTCTCCAGCGAGAACGCGGGCAGCGCCGGCGAGGGCAATTCGCGCGGGATGCCGCCGAAGCGCGAGCCGATCGTTTCCACCGGCAGCGAGAATATCGCACACACGAATGCGGCGAAGACGACCGCGATCAGGATGCCGGGCCAGGAGGGACGCCAGACCCGCAACGACGCGATGATGGCTGTGCTGACGATCGCGACCAGCACTGCGGACGGATTGATCGTGCTGAGGCCGCCGGCGAGCGCGACGAGCTTCGGCACGAACTCGCTGGGCTCCTTCCCCGCGAGCGTGATGCCGAAGAGATCGCGGAGCTGGCTCGCAAGGATGATGACGGCGATGCCGGCGGTGAAGCCGACCGTGACGGGATAGGGAATGAACTTGATGTAGGTGCCGACCCTGAGCAGCCCCGCACCGATCAAGAACAGGCCCGCCATCATGGTGGCGAGGATGACTCCGTCGACGCCGTGCCGCTCCGCGGTCGCCGCCACCAGAACGATGAACGCACCGGCAGGACCGCCGATCTGGAACCGGCTGCCGCCGAGCATGGAGGCGATGAAGCCGCCGGCGACGGCGGTGTAGAGGCCGCGGTCCGGCGTCACGCCCGATGCGATCGCGATCGCCATCGAGAGCGGCAGCGCCACGATCGCAACCGTCAGGCCGGCGAAGACGTCGGCGCGGAAATCCGCCATGCCATAGCCTTCACGCCAGACGGTGACGAGCTTTGGCAGATACAGTTCGGCAAAGGTCGGCTCGCGCAGCTGGTGCAGCCGGGCTGCCTGATCGCTTGTGATGCTCATTTCTGCAAAGTGCTCCGCTGCCCCACAATGCTCCGAAGCATCGTGCGTCCCGAGGTGCGACGATGCGCTAGCCCATCTTGATCCCGGGCACGATCAACGCGCGATCATGCTCCGACGCGGCGCGGCGGCCCCGGCTCCTTCAAGCGAACGCCACGTCCGCCGCTGTCGCTGCGGGCCTGCTCGCCGATCAGCTCGACGCCGGCCCGGTCGAACGCCTCGACCACCTTGATCAGGGTCTCGACCACGCCACGAACATTGCCGGTCGAGGCCTCCATCCGCTGGATGGTCGGCAGCGACACGCCGGCAAGCTCGGCCAGGGTTTTCTGGTCGATGCCGAGCAACGCGCGGGCTGCCCGCATCTGAAACGAGGTGATCACCTTGGCCTCACGTATCAGAGCTTATATGTGATATTCTATACATACACAATGATGTAAAATACATCAACATGAAGCTAATGCAAGCGCCTCCTCCGTCATTGCGAGCGAAGCGAAGCAATCCAGAATCCCCGCGGAAAGACTCTGGATTGCTTCGCTTCGCTCGCAATGACACGTGGAGAGACAGCGCCACATCCCTCTCCCCGCAAGAGCGGGAGAGGGAGTGAGAGAGCAGTGCCTCCCTAACCGATCACGCCGCGTGCTGATGTGCGGCGATGATCTGGTCGGCGGCGCGGCCGGTGACTTCGGCCATGTGGTCGAACTGGCGCGTGAAGCTGCCGGCGCCGGCGGTGGCCGAGCGCAGCTCCACGATCAGCTCGCCGATCTCCGCTTCCGGCATCATGGCGCGGACACAGTCCCAGCCGGTCCAGCCCTCGCGGGTGTCGAAGCCGAGAATCTGGCCGCGCCGCGCCGACAGGATCGCGTTGATCTTGGCGGTGGCGTCGGTCGGGCAGACGATCTCGACCACGTGGATCGGCTCCAGCAGCACCGGCTGGCATTGCGGCAGGCCTTCATTGAGCCCGACCCGCGCTGCCGTGCGGAAGGCGAGATCGGAGCTATCGACGCTGTGATAGGAGCCGTCGGTGAGCGTCACCTCCACGTCGGTGACGGGGAAGCCGAGCGGACCGCGCGCCAATCCGTCGACGACGCCCTCCTCAACCGCCGGGATGTAGTTGCGCGGCACCGCGCCGCCCACCACCTTCTCGGCGAACTTGAAGCCCTCGCCGCGCGGCAGCGGCTTGATGTCGAGCACGACATCGCCGAACTGGCCGTGGCCGCCGGACTGCTTCTTGTGACGGCCGCGCTGGGTGATCGGCTTGCGGATGGTCTCCTGATAACCGATCGCGGGCGGATGCGAGGTGACCTTGACGCCGAAGCGGTCGCGCAAGCGCTCGCTGGCGACACGCAGGTGCATCTCGCCCTGGCCCCACAGCACGGTGTCGTGGGTTTTGGCGTTCTGCACGATCATGAGCGAGGGATCCTCCTCATGCAGGCGCGTCAGTGCCTGGCCGAGCTTGACGTCGTCCTTGCGGTCGGTGGCGGCGACCGAGATCGCGAGCACCGGCGGCGTCGGCTCGATCGTGATCAATGCCGCGGGCGGCGTCTTGCCGTTCGAAACCGTGTCACCGGTCTTGACCGGATCGAGCTTGGCGAGCGCCACGGTGTCGCCGGCTTCCGCCGAGGCGCGCTTGGTGTCGTAGGCGCCGTTGACGGCGAGGATGCCGGAGATGCGCCCTGCACCGCCGGATGAGGATTGCAGCGTGGCGCCGTCGTCGAGATGGCCGGCGAGCAGCCGCGTCAGCGACAGCTTTCCGCCGTGCTGCGAATGCAGCGTCTTGAAGACGTAGCCGAGCGCGTCCTTGGTCTCGGGCACGCCGAGACGTCTGGCCGTCTCCGCAACACCGGGCGCCTCGTGACGCAGCGCCTTCATCAGGCGCAGCACGCCGTTCTCGCGCGCGGCGGCACCGAGCAGCACCGGGCAAATCAGCCCTTCCCGCAATTCGCGAGCGAGATCGTCGAAGACGGCATCGCGCGGCGGCTGGATGTCCTCGAGCAGCTGCTCCATCAGCGCATCGTCGTGATCGGCGAGCTTCTCCAGCATCGAGAAGCGGGCTTCCTTCTCGCGATCGAGATCGCCGCCTTCGAGCGCGATCACCTCGGAGGCCTTGTGCTCGCGATAGATGAAGGCGCGCTCCAGCGCGAGATCGACGAAGCCCTCGATCAGCTCGCCCTTCCAGATCGGGATCTGGCGCAGCACCAGCGGCACGCGCGAGGCGGGCTGCAGCATCGCGAGGGTCTCGCGGATGCGCTCGCTGGCGCGGTCGATCTTGTTGAGGAACAGGAAACGCGGGATCTTCAGCTCT from Bradyrhizobium sp. CB1015 harbors:
- a CDS encoding shikimate dehydrogenase; translated protein: MTASRIPAACLIGWPAAHSRSPLIHHHWLRTLGIEGGYVIEAVPPEDLRDFVLRLSLRGFVGANVTIPHKEAVLALSTPDARARAVGAANTLWFAEGELRSTNTDVEGFINNLDASAPGWDMAEEALVLGAGGASRAVVFGLLERGISCVHVANRTIARVETLAKQFGSNVHPLPWDAIGDVLPRARLLVNTTSLGMHGQPSLDVDVARLPQDAVVADLVYVPLVTPLLAAATARGLKTADGLGMLLHQAVRGFELWFGRRPEVTAELRALVEADLTKS
- the glmM gene encoding phosphoglucosamine mutase translates to MSRKYFGTDGIRGRANGLITPELALKVGQAAGLAFQRGDHRHRVVIGKDTRLSGYMIEYAMVAGFTSVGMDVLLVGPMPTPAVAMLTKSMRADLGVMISASHNLFEDNGIKLFGPQGFKLSDDVERQIEQLLDESLDKKLAQSASLGRARRIDGVHDRYIEFAKRTLPRDLSLEGLRVVIDCANGAAYKVVPEALWELGADVVPIGVEPDGFNINKDCGSTSPEALSKKVREMRADIGIALDGDADRVILVDERGHVVDGDQLLAVIAQSWKEDGRLSRPGIVATVMSNLGLERFLQGQGLELVRTPVGDRYVLEQMLSGGYNLGGEQSGHIILSDYATTGDGFVAALQVLAVVQKLRRPVSEVCHRFDPLPQILKNVRHKGGKPLDDSDVKSAISDGEKRLNGHGRLLIRSSGTEPVIRVMGEGEDRVLVEDIVDTIVLALGQAAA
- a CDS encoding SulP family inorganic anion transporter: MSITSDQAARLHQLREPTFAELYLPKLVTVWREGYGMADFRADVFAGLTVAIVALPLSMAIAIASGVTPDRGLYTAVAGGFIASMLGGSRFQIGGPAGAFIVLVAATAERHGVDGVILATMMAGLFLIGAGLLRVGTYIKFIPYPVTVGFTAGIAVIILASQLRDLFGITLAGKEPSEFVPKLVALAGGLSTINPSAVLVAIVSTAIIASLRVWRPSWPGILIAVVFAAFVCAIFSLPVETIGSRFGGIPRELPSPALPAFSLEKAKAVLPDAIAFALLAAIESLLSAVVADGMTGRRHRSNCELVAQGAANIGSALFGGICVTGLIARTATNIRAGARGPLAGMLHSVFLLLFMLIAAPLASYIPLAALAAVLVVVAWTMAEKHEFATLLRSSWGDAVVLLATFLLTIFRDLTEGILVGFALGAVLFIHRMAEMTGIEERTPLVVPDRPDDSNGDRVPYDSALAVDRDVLVYRITGAFFFGAASAIGGVLDEVADKRKAFVVDFAAVPFLDSTAANVLGRVAVKAHRQGIRLFITGASPAVRRALLTHGVTPPRARYRTSLERAIADIKGRAADEPAAS
- a CDS encoding alpha-hydroxy acid oxidase, whose amino-acid sequence is MKHITCIDDLRTLHRRRVPKAFFDYCDRGSYAEETLRANREDMQAIKFRQRILVDVSKRDTSTTILGEPSTMPLILAPVGLLGMQHGDGEIHACRAAQAAGIPFTQSTMSICSIEDIAASVEKPFWFQLYVMKDRGFIKELIQRAMAAKCSALVLTVDLQVIGQRHADIKNGMTVPPEWSLSKLLDFASKPAWVSGVLQGKRRTFGNLAGHLKVSDDITSLSTWISSQFDTSLNWNDIDWIRSIWPGKLILKGILDLEDAELAAKTGAQALVVSNHGGRQLDGAPSSIEVLPEIVDAVGDRMEIMFDGGIRSGQDVMRALALGAKSCMIGRAYAYGLGAGGQAGVAKAIDIIQKELLTTMGLCGVNRIDEIDDHVIAV
- a CDS encoding elongation factor G, translated to MGQDVRSPRGPRCIALLGPFQSGKTTLLEAILARTGAIPRAGSVDAGTSVGDATPEARHHKMTVGLTAATTSFMGDSYTFLDCPGSVEFAHDMRAALPAVDAAIVVCEADEKKLPQLQIILRELEELKIPRFLFLNKIDRASERIRETLAMLQPASRVPLVLRQIPIWKGELIEGFVDLALERAFIYREHKASEVIALEGGDLDREKEARFSMLEKLADHDDALMEQLLEDIQPPRDAVFDDLARELREGLICPVLLGAAARENGVLRLMKALRHEAPGVAETARRLGVPETKDALGYVFKTLHSQHGGKLSLTRLLAGHLDDGATLQSSSGGAGRISGILAVNGAYDTKRASAEAGDTVALAKLDPVKTGDTVSNGKTPPAALITIEPTPPVLAISVAATDRKDDVKLGQALTRLHEEDPSLMIVQNAKTHDTVLWGQGEMHLRVASERLRDRFGVKVTSHPPAIGYQETIRKPITQRGRHKKQSGGHGQFGDVVLDIKPLPRGEGFKFAEKVVGGAVPRNYIPAVEEGVVDGLARGPLGFPVTDVEVTLTDGSYHSVDSSDLAFRTAARVGLNEGLPQCQPVLLEPIHVVEIVCPTDATAKINAILSARRGQILGFDTREGWTGWDCVRAMMPEAEIGELIVELRSATAGAGSFTRQFDHMAEVTGRAADQIIAAHQHAA
- a CDS encoding helix-turn-helix domain-containing protein, giving the protein MITSFQMRAARALLGIDQKTLAELAGVSLPTIQRMEASTGNVRGVVETLIKVVEAFDRAGVELIGEQARSDSGGRGVRLKEPGPPRRVGA